DNA sequence from the Rattus rattus isolate New Zealand chromosome 2, Rrattus_CSIRO_v1, whole genome shotgun sequence genome:
CTGGGTTTGGCCCCATACAGCTGAGGAGGAACTTCTTGTCTGGGACATGAAAGTGCTTTCTGAGGCTTCTCAACACCTCTTCCTTAGGCCCTGCTGCTGGTGGCAGCCTTGGCTGGGCTGGGTTTGGGCCTGAGCCTCATCTTCATCGCTGTCTACCTCATCCGCTTCTGCTGCTGCAGGCCTCCAGAACCCCCTGGGGCCAAGAGTCCCCCACCTGGAGGAGGCTGTGTCACCTGGAGCTGCATTGCTGCCCTTCTCGTGGGCTGGTAATGGGGCCCCAGggtgggtagggggtggggacagagtttCCTATACTTGCTGTAAGTCTTCTTCAGGCTACCTTGGGGATATGAGCCCAGAGTTAGGAAGGAGAATCTCTAGCCACTAAGAGTGCCTGCCTGTCTTGTGAGTGAACAGATAGAGAGGCTTAAGGAGGATGAAGAGGTCTGCCTAGGAGTAGAATAGACAGCCTGCTACAGGTTTGGGGGTTTCAGTGGTTCTCTCATTGGCCAGTGGTGCTACCTAGGGGAGTGAGATACTCTCTCTAGActtcattttctccatctataacaTGTGTTTTGCAGCACTACCCATACCCTAGTTACACTAAGAATAGACTAGAGTGCACAGTGTGTGGGTCCTGGAGGTCCCCTCTGAATGTTAACACTGAtcaaactcattcattcattcattcattccttcattcattcatgcatcaaCTTATTAATTCAACAACTGAGCATAACTagtgtgtgccaggcactggacATGCCACAGTAGGCACTCTGTGATTTCAGACAGAGTTCCAATCAGACAAACAGACCTCACAGGGTcatcaccaggagcacctactcAGCCTACACCAAAGCTATGTCTGAATCCTTCTGGTGATGAGAGCTGTGCTCAAGATTGCCACATCTGGTCCTGAATGAGGGCGCCTCAGGAAAGGAAGAACATGACTTTTCAAGCCTATGTGGTTTAAGTTAAGGCAAGTGGAGAGTCAGACTCAGGGTATAAGAAGCCTCCAGGACTCTCAATAGGAACTCCCTTCATCGAACCAAGATTGCTGGCTCTGAGTCCAGCCCCTAGGTCATGGCTAGTTAGGGTGCTGAGACTTTCTGGGGACCTCATAGATGGCCAGCAGAAGTCCTTTAGGAATATGGTGTCCCCTCCTCAGTCTGGGCTCCGGGCCACTCTTCCTCTTTGTAGGAAGAAGAGGGTGTGTGTTTGGGAGTATATGGGGGTTGGGCGCCCTAtatccaagatttttttttctcatcggGCTCTCCagaatgggggtggatggggtgtGTTAACAAAGGCCCAGTGGGGGAGAGACACAGCCCCAGCCCCCTCAAAGCCTGGGAACAAGAGGAGCTTTGTAGGGTTCAGAACAATGGGGCAGGGGCACTAGGCTCCCATCCAAGGTTTGGGGTGGGGCCTGTGTAGCCCAAGACTGGGAACTGTGAGGGCATCAGGCTCTCGCCCCCCTCCAGTGTGAAGTACAGACTAAGGGAGGAAAGTGGGTCCCCATATTCAAGCTCTACAATGGAGGTCTGTGTGTTGGCTGGGCAGAGACAGGGGCCCAGCTCTTGGCCTGgcctccagccctccctcccacatTCTCTCACTCAGTCTCTTCCAGCTGGCCAGATGCCAAGATCCCTGGGCATCATAGGGGAAGGCTTAGAGCTCCAGGCACAATgtcttttacaaaagaaaagggTCTAGGCCTTGAGGAGGAAGGGGCAAGGAACACCTGGGCTAGAAGAGACAGCTGTTGGCCTAATGATTCCTAAGACAAGGCTGTAAATACTGAATGCCTTTGCAAAGGATGTGGGAGTTGGTTGTGAGCTGATCATAATTAGGAACTGATAACCTTTAATCCAGGGCTAGCAAGGCAAAAACCAGGGTTCCACTCTGGGGAGGTGTGAGTTAAATCTGGGGGCTCCTTCTTTTCCACCACTCCACCCACCATTAGCATCACAATGACGTCTCTCCAGCAGGGGGAGTGAGGTCTTCCGGTTACCTTGGCAACTGGTGGAGGCCAACCTTGACTGTTCTTTTTCCCACGGAGGATGAACCAATAGGGTGGATGCAGAGATTGGATAGGCAAATGAAGAAGCGGGGAGGACGGGTATGTGTGGAGGCATGGTGCCACCCTCCAGGGTCTGAGACTGGTtggtatttcttcttccttttcccttcagtgCAGGCATTGGCATTGGTTTCTATGGTAACAGCGAGACCAGCGATGGGGTgtcccagctcagctcagcactgCAGCATGCCAACCACACGCTCAGCACCATTGATGACTTGGTGAGGGATCCAGCCACTGACCAGACTGCAGACTCACACCCCAGTTGATCTTCACATGGGGATGTGGTCCCCCACTGGAGAACAAAAGCAACCAAATCGAAGCAGATTTCAGACCAAAAACTGAATCCCCAGATGCAGAACTGCAAACCTTAGACCTGCAGACCTTAGACCATATGTTCAACCCCAACCCAGCAAACTGGAGCTGGATCTAGAAGATTCAGAGTGAGCCTAAGGACTCACATCCAGCTCCAGGCCTGCGCTTCAGTTTATATTACAAACTAGAGACCCTGTCCTTGGCCCAAATGCAAGTTcaggaccccccacccccaaccccacccccacagtgagaTTTTATGCTCCCAGGATTCCAGAGCTCAGGGCTAAGATTGCAGCCCACTTCCAACCTTGAAGTTGAGTACCTACTAATCAGATTTAGACCCCAACCTCAAAAAGGCAGATGCAGGCTTCAGACCTAagattcccccacccctttcttttctacctaatttcaatgctgggattagaatCTTCACCTTGGACTCAAGCACCCTGACCAAATAGAGCTCTTGACAAGACCTGGGAGCCTCACCTTGACTCGCCTTCTCCTCAGTCTCCAGATGCCCCAGACCCCAGATCTCAGGCACTGGACACTCCTCAGTCCTACATCAAcatcccctgcctccccccctccccaccccacccccagacctTATCCCTCATCCACAACCCTAGACTTTGGGAAAATATGATGACTATGTCACCTTCCCAGGTGCTGGAAACGGTAGAGAGGCTGGGTGAGGCTGTGAAGACAGAGCTGACCACCCTGGAGGAAGTGTTGTCAGAACGCATGGAGCTGGTGGCTGCCACCCGGGGAGCCagaaggcaggctgaggcagcagcTCAGCACCTGCAAGGCCTGGCCTTCTGGCAGGGAGTGTCCCTGAGCCCAGTACAGGTGGCCGAGGATGTGACTTTCGTGGAGGAGTACAGGTGAGAGAAggattttcctatttattttttttaagcattGTGGTCTCAAACTCTATCCTGGAGCATGTGGGATAATAGCTAAAGATAGTTTAATTTGTCCCACTGATTGAAAAAGAAGCTGCTGGCTCCTGGTGGGTGGAGAACGGATGCTGTCCATCatcctgtaggccagccccattGTGGAGAATTACCCAGTTGTGAATGTAAAACAAGGCTGATGTACTCAGCTGTGACAACATGGGCCAAGTGATTGAGGGCCCACCCTCATAGTTATATACCCCATCAATGATCAACCacttctctcattcattcactcactgagccattccATGAATCATTCATCAGGTACATCACCATTCCACACAGTTGCTCCTGGACTAACCTAGTAGCAATCCTACGTAGATTATTCCGAAGGCAACAGTGTTCATAGTGCAACTACTTAATTTAACACCTGGTGATTGAGGACCTCAGCTTCAGGAGGCCACTCTAGATTTGTAGGTCCTTAAACAAGTTTCTTTCCATCCctgagtctcagtttccccaccttaAAGTGAGTCCCCTGGTGCATAGCTCAAAATGGATTGTGGCGAGTTAGTTAATAACTTTGAGTGTCTGAAACAAAGAGCACACAATGACAGATGAGACAGTAGCAGTAAAATAGATATACCAAGCAGTGGAGATAACATAGGAAATCCCACATAGGAGGGACTCTTCTCAGCTGGGAGAGCAATATAAAACAGGCCTATGAAGCTAGGCCTGGTGGTAAAGGCCTGTAATCTCAACTGCTCCGGAACTCAAGGCCTGTTTGGGTTACAGGTTTCAAGGCCAGTATAAATAACTTAGTGAGACATTGTatccaaataaaaagtaaaaaggctgAGGATGTGATAATGGAAGAATATTTGCCTAGAATCTGTTGATAAGGGattgagggtgtggctcagtggtaaagcccctgcctagaatcccccagttgAAGAGCTAGGAATATGACTCAGGGATAGAGTTGCCTACCTAGCTTGTGTGAGGCTCTATGTTTGGTTCGGTTGCTGTGCTTTGCTTGTAGAGGACATAGGTTCAGTTCCCTGCgctcatatggtggctcacgactatCTATAACTTCAATTCCGTGGGATCCAAGATTTTCTTCTCACTTCTGCAGACAGCAGGCATGCATTTGGTAGTAgacataaaaatacttttaaaaagcaaacacattttctgtaaggTGGGTAATGAGTGCTTTGGAGCAAATTAAATAAGAAGGGGCTTGTCTGGAGACAGCAGGGTGTTTGGAAGGGCCATACTAAAGGGTGGTACTTGAGGGGACAGGACAAGCTATGCAGCCCTCTGAGGCAGCCATCTATCTCAGCAGCCAACACAACCAGGCTTCACCTACTCATAGTTATCCCATTCCTGCTGGCTTTGAGCTGATACCCCTGAATCTACTATTCCCAAGCAGGGGGCCATGCTCCCTGGTCCAAGCACACTGGGGCTGAAACAATCCCGGCTGAGGATACATGGTGGGGCATCAATTcagtgggaggcaggcaggttcTGTGTCATGGTTACTAGGATCCTGGGAGCTTGGTTGGGAAGGTAGTGGTAGGTGTGAGTATGATTCTAGGAAGATGCTCTGTAAAAGTATCTGACATTAGACCATTAGACAGGCCCTCAGCAAATGCATCAAGGCCACAGAGGTTGAGTCTGGCAGTGTGGTAAGGGACAAGGACTCAGGCTGCAAACCACGCCTCCATGGGAACTGCTGAGAATGACACCATTATTGAGCATTTATAGTGTGCCAAGCACTGAATTGGGGCTGTCCAAGCATCCTCCCCTGCAGTACTGGTGCGTTACTTACTTAAAGTACTATATAGTGTTCAAAGCCCCCTGGATAGTGATTTATCCAACATAACTGCACCCACAAACCAATTCATCCACCTGACAACAAATTTTGAGGTTGATCCTGTTATGCCCCCTCATGTTACTGGTAGGGAAACTACCAGTGAACCATGAAAGAGTTCACAGAGCTAATTGGGTAGTTGAGACCTATGCGCCATACCTCTGAAATATTCAGATAGGTCACAGGTGACTGACCCTAAAGTGCTGGGTTGGGGATCCTGTTCAGAGAGGCCGATGACTGTGCCCACTACCACAGAACTTCTATGTGAATTGGGTAGGGTACCAGGTGCTTCACTTCCACACCTATGCTGCAGAACACTCCAGAATCTTGTGAGCCATTTCACCAGGTAGCAGGGAGGTTACAGGACCAGACTGGGTTGGGGTGCCACTAGCCTCTAAGATTCACTGTCTTGGCCCTTCTTTCTTCAGGTGGCTGGCCTATGTCCTCCTGCTGCTCTTGGTGCTTCTGGTTTGTCTCTTCACCCTCCTGGGCCTGGCCAAGCAGAGCAAGTGGCTGGTGGTTGTGTGAGTGGAGCAAATTTCATAGGAGAGGGAAACAGGCCCCACCATGTATCCTCAGCAAGCAACGTGCTAAAGCCAGGAGAAAGACAAAGATAGCATTTGCCgtaaagggggtggggaggggttgaTCTCTGATATGCCACATATGTTTTTCCCTTTGGTCACCTCAAACCCATGGAGGAAATGCTACCAGGTCCCCTGTATGGCAGGTGAGGGACCTGAGGTAATATTCGGGCATGGAGGACCTATGCTCTTACTGCACAGTTCTCTGTATGCCAGACACAGCCCTTAGGATTTCATAGAACTCTCACACTAATCCTTGCAGGGAGGTAGGCACTGTTCTCTGTTTAACAGTAGGAGGTGGTGGACCCAGTGTGACTGGGTTACTTGTTCAGGACCACAAAACCAGGAAGTACTGTGATAGGGCTTAAATTCAGCCTGCCCATCATTGGCAGAACCCATGCTACTTCTGCCCTGGTACCCACTGTCTTTGGAATCTCCCTGAGAAAGATGTGCAGCTACTGCATCAAAGCCAGGAGACTGATAAAAAAACACACTGTGCTGAGCAAGTATATGACCTGGTCTTTCAGTTTACAACAGCTGTCAACCTCTCCTACCACCCtatgacccagaattattccacCTGTCACAGCCCTGGACATAAGCCAAGCCTTAAATAGTCAAGCTCTTAATTTCAGAAATCAACTCTGAACCAATCCCCATACTTTACAGCTTGGTGGTGGAGAGGGACTAGCTAAATAAAATGGGCTGTGGAAAGGCCTGGAAGCTACCTCAGAACCTACCAGACCCTGTGCAGTTAAATCCCAGGAAATTCAGCCCAGCGGTGAACAGCTGCCTCCTAGGGTTCAGGAACAGTTGGGATAGTGGCTACTGACCTGGCAGCCAaggccttcctctttccttttccaacTGAACAGATGTTGTATTTGACGTCAGTCAGTCATGGGTCTTACCCCACCCTTTACTCCCATGCGCCTGACTCTAATCCCTTAGGCTACAGAGGTTGGTGGGTACTGGGGAGGGCTGTGATTAGATATGGGGTGTAGAAAGAGGCAAGGCTGATTAAGTTCAACCACCTCCCCCCAAGGATGACCGCCATGAGTCTCCTGGTGCTTGTCCTGAGCTGGGGTTCTATGGGCCTAGAGGCTGCCACAGCTGTGGTGAGTATGGGGCTCTGGATTCAGGGGTTCTGATCCGGGGGTGGTTGTGACCTGGTTAATGCCATAAATCCTAAGGTGTAGGGGATCATGATCACAGTTCTGAGATCTCGGCCTTAATTGCTGGATCCAAAGAGAGCAGAGGCTGGTG
Encoded proteins:
- the Ttyh1 gene encoding protein tweety homolog 1, translating into MGAPPGYRPSAWVHLLHQLPRADFQLRPVPSGFAPRDQEYQQALLLVAALAGLGLGLSLIFIAVYLIRFCCCRPPEPPGAKSPPPGGGCVTWSCIAALLVGCAGIGIGFYGNSETSDGVSQLSSALQHANHTLSTIDDLVLETVERLGEAVKTELTTLEEVLSERMELVAATRGARRQAEAAAQHLQGLAFWQGVSLSPVQVAEDVTFVEEYRWLAYVLLLLLVLLVCLFTLLGLAKQSKWLVVVMTAMSLLVLVLSWGSMGLEAATAVGLSDFCSNPDTYVLNLTQEETGLSSDILNYYFLCNQAVSNPFQQRLTLSQRALASIHSQLQGLEREASPQFPAAQKPLLSLEETLNVTERSFHQLVALLHCRSLHKDYGSALRGLCEDALEGLLFLMLFSLLSAGALATTLCSLPRAWALFPPSDDYDDTDDDDPFNPQESKRFVQWQSSI